The following are encoded in a window of Shewanella psychrotolerans genomic DNA:
- a CDS encoding response regulator, whose amino-acid sequence MGSLSPSELSILLVEPSDTQRKIISNRLSQEGISNIQTASNLSEALVLMTRHHPDLIASAMHFEDGTALELLKTIKETEAFCDIQFMLVSSECRREQLEIYRQSGVVAILPKPFSSEHLGKALNATIDLLSNDELDLEHFDVHNIRVLVVDDSKMARNIIRRTITNLGLKLITEATDGAEAIELMKNNMYDLVITDYNMPNADGLALTQFIRHHSQQSHIPILMVSSEANDAHLSNVSQAGVNALCDKPFEPQLVKQLLYSLLDD is encoded by the coding sequence ATGGGCAGCCTATCTCCGAGTGAACTATCTATTCTTCTGGTCGAGCCATCAGATACGCAACGTAAAATTATTTCCAATCGCTTAAGCCAAGAAGGAATAAGTAACATCCAGACGGCAAGTAATCTAAGTGAAGCTTTAGTACTTATGACCCGCCATCATCCTGATTTGATTGCCAGCGCAATGCATTTCGAAGATGGTACAGCCCTAGAACTGCTAAAAACGATAAAAGAAACAGAAGCCTTCTGTGACATTCAATTCATGTTGGTCTCTAGTGAGTGTCGCCGAGAACAACTGGAGATCTATCGCCAATCTGGTGTTGTTGCAATTTTACCTAAACCTTTCTCATCAGAACATCTAGGTAAAGCCCTGAATGCAACAATTGATCTACTCAGTAATGATGAACTGGACTTAGAACATTTTGATGTTCATAACATCCGAGTATTAGTGGTTGATGATAGCAAGATGGCACGCAACATCATCAGACGTACTATTACTAATTTAGGATTAAAACTGATCACTGAAGCCACCGATGGTGCTGAAGCGATAGAATTAATGAAGAACAATATGTATGACTTAGTGATCACCGATTACAATATGCCAAATGCTGATGGATTAGCACTAACTCAATTTATTCGCCATCATAGCCAACAATCGCACATTCCAATCTTAATGGTGTCATCAGAAGCCAATGATGCTCATTTGAGCAATGTTTCCCAAGCAGGCGTTAATGCTCTATGTGACAAGCCTTTTGAGCCGCAATTGGTCAAACAATTGCTGTACTCATTGCTCGACGATTAA
- a CDS encoding DUF4240 domain-containing protein: MTEKEFWLLVTRETADQDQYSLADNLKQGLNELSNEELAAFDKYFSQQMRKAYLWSLWGAAYVVTGCDSEYEFAEFRCFLISLGQEWFEKVLVDPDALGLLPQWPEKDGYAYPFVDEYDLIAGQLFEERTGDELPFVPSGQASPQGKKFSHKKKQLKASYPLLSQRFPY, encoded by the coding sequence ATGACAGAAAAAGAATTTTGGCTATTGGTAACCCGAGAGACGGCCGATCAAGATCAATACAGCCTAGCTGATAATTTAAAGCAAGGCTTGAATGAACTTAGTAATGAAGAGTTGGCGGCTTTTGATAAGTATTTTTCCCAGCAGATGCGCAAAGCATACCTTTGGTCGTTATGGGGCGCAGCCTATGTTGTGACTGGTTGTGATAGCGAATATGAATTTGCCGAGTTTCGTTGTTTTTTAATCTCATTAGGACAAGAGTGGTTTGAGAAGGTGTTGGTCGATCCCGATGCGTTAGGGTTATTGCCTCAATGGCCAGAGAAAGATGGCTATGCCTATCCCTTTGTCGATGAATATGATCTGATCGCGGGTCAACTATTTGAAGAGAGAACGGGAGATGAGCTGCCATTTGTGCCATCGGGTCAAGCAAGCCCACAAGGGAAAAAGTTTTCTCATAAAAAGAAACAGCTTAAAGCTAGCTATCCTCTGTTGAGCCAGCGTTTTCCATATTAG
- a CDS encoding GGDEF domain-containing protein, whose product MTAIDLSGALDKIIQNEKIQILFQPIFNITTQTIHGFEALSRGPEHSALFSPVPLFQTAVHEGRLSELEEICRRHSIQEFDVRQLPGKLFINISPKALLEPSHAKGLTLSLVQELGLSPNQVVIELSEQYPADDIDLLKSCLNHYRSQGFLTAIDDLGTGYSGLRLWSELAPDYVKIDRHFIHQIDKSPVKQEFVRSIIDLCQSLTCKVIAEGIETENELALLRQLGIVYCQGYLLGYPKSQPNQVFKHDNQHESFHSQVRYAESAESLTTQAISLPPETKLKVLSELFMIQHSLQAIAIVDKQQPVAIVDRAQLMELFSTPYGRALHENRPVASVMNSNMLIVEASDPISKVSQLLTSADHGCVAQQFIIMRNKQFLGIGYTKDLLQQITEQRIKIARHANPLTGLPGNIPIQEELQRLRQQNRPFYLAYFDLCYFKPYNDIYGFCRGDEVIQSVAKLLQLQLCGDNFVGHIGGDDFVIISTEKNIIQQCFDVLNLFNLNKHLFYNEPHWQAQKIVTEDRHGIMREHPLISLCVGLLPPEVTMGCNEQVLSAYSAAAKKQAKEADNAFSLFKINTDEQTVIYPPLKSA is encoded by the coding sequence ATGACGGCAATTGATCTAAGCGGTGCGCTGGATAAGATCATCCAAAATGAAAAAATCCAGATACTATTTCAGCCAATATTTAATATCACGACGCAAACAATCCACGGTTTTGAAGCCCTGAGTCGAGGCCCTGAGCATAGCGCGCTATTTTCGCCCGTTCCACTATTTCAAACAGCTGTTCATGAAGGACGATTATCCGAATTAGAAGAGATATGTCGTCGCCATTCGATACAAGAGTTCGATGTCCGCCAGCTGCCTGGAAAGTTGTTTATCAATATATCCCCCAAAGCCTTGCTAGAACCTAGCCATGCCAAAGGATTGACCCTGAGTTTAGTGCAAGAGTTAGGACTATCGCCAAACCAAGTTGTTATCGAACTCTCTGAACAGTATCCCGCCGATGATATTGACCTACTAAAAAGCTGTTTAAACCACTACCGTAGCCAAGGTTTTTTAACCGCAATCGATGACCTAGGGACGGGTTATTCAGGTCTGAGACTCTGGTCAGAACTCGCACCAGACTATGTCAAAATAGACCGTCATTTCATTCATCAAATCGACAAATCCCCAGTTAAACAAGAGTTCGTCCGTTCAATTATCGACTTATGCCAAAGCCTGACGTGCAAAGTCATAGCTGAAGGTATAGAAACAGAAAATGAACTTGCCCTATTAAGGCAACTCGGTATTGTTTATTGCCAAGGTTATCTTTTAGGTTATCCCAAGAGCCAACCAAATCAGGTATTCAAGCATGACAACCAACATGAATCATTCCATTCTCAAGTCAGATATGCAGAATCGGCAGAGAGTTTGACAACTCAGGCGATCTCTTTACCACCCGAGACAAAACTAAAGGTTCTTAGCGAGCTATTTATGATTCAACACTCTCTACAAGCTATTGCGATTGTGGATAAGCAGCAACCTGTGGCCATTGTTGATAGAGCTCAGCTTATGGAGCTATTTAGCACGCCCTATGGCCGTGCTCTACATGAAAACCGCCCCGTTGCTTCGGTCATGAACTCCAATATGTTGATAGTCGAAGCTAGCGATCCTATCTCTAAAGTGAGTCAATTACTGACATCAGCGGATCACGGTTGCGTCGCACAGCAGTTTATCATCATGCGCAACAAGCAATTTTTGGGCATAGGCTATACCAAAGATCTACTGCAGCAGATCACTGAGCAACGAATTAAAATCGCTCGCCACGCCAACCCCCTAACGGGTCTCCCCGGAAACATTCCTATCCAAGAAGAACTACAACGACTTAGACAGCAAAATCGTCCTTTCTATTTAGCTTATTTTGATCTTTGTTATTTTAAGCCATACAACGATATCTATGGGTTTTGTCGCGGAGATGAAGTCATTCAATCAGTCGCAAAATTACTGCAACTACAGTTATGCGGAGATAATTTTGTTGGTCATATTGGTGGTGATGACTTTGTGATCATTAGCACAGAAAAGAACATCATACAGCAGTGTTTTGATGTACTAAATTTATTCAATCTTAATAAGCACTTATTTTACAATGAGCCGCATTGGCAAGCCCAAAAAATAGTAACAGAAGACAGACACGGCATAATGCGAGAACATCCATTGATTAGCTTGTGTGTAGGCTTACTGCCGCCAGAAGTGACTATGGGATGCAACGAACAAGTTTTATCGGCTTATAGTGCGGCGGCAAAGAAACAGGCTAAGGAAGCAGATAATGCTTTTAGCCTGTTTAAAATCAACACGGATGAACAAACCGTTATCTATCCTCCGTTAAAAAGTGCTTAG
- a CDS encoding amidase: protein MYEVTEVSIAELRAALESGRTTAVELVESYLARIDAYDGPATQTKLNALVVRNPDAIKEAEASDARRARGETLSPLDGIPYTAKDSYLVKGLTAASGSPAFKDLVAQYDAFAVERLRGAGAICLGKTNMPPMANGGMQRGHYGRAESPYNANYLTAPFASGSSNGAGTGTAASYSAFGLAEETWSSGRGPASNNGLCAYTPSRGVISVRGNWPLTPTMDVVVPYTRTMADMLEVLNVIVADDPITRGDLWRLQPWVEIPKASTIRPASYLSLAAQPDMLKGKRFGVPRMFINKDELAGTSENPGIGGPTGQRINTRASVIALWEAARKALESAGAEVIEVDFPLVSNCEGDRPGAPTVFNRGIVSPEFLEDELWELSGWAFDEFLRANNDPKLNKLADVNGYLIFPHDLGTLPNREGDLAAGMEEYVNMAKRGLKRYDQIDSIPDGLRGLEKTRKLDLEDWMDELQLDAVLFPTVADVGPADAHINPASADIAWSNGVWVANGNLAIRHLGVPTVTVPMGIMADIGMPVGLTFAGRAYDDNNLLRFAGAFEATGSKRTVPSRTPALSQ, encoded by the coding sequence ATGTATGAAGTAACTGAGGTTTCTATTGCCGAGCTGCGTGCAGCCCTCGAATCAGGTCGCACCACAGCGGTTGAACTGGTGGAGTCATATCTAGCACGGATTGACGCTTACGACGGCCCAGCGACACAAACCAAGCTGAATGCGCTCGTGGTCCGCAATCCAGATGCTATCAAGGAAGCAGAAGCGTCCGATGCACGCCGAGCTCGCGGTGAAACACTTAGCCCACTTGACGGTATTCCCTACACGGCCAAAGACAGCTATTTAGTTAAAGGACTCACTGCGGCGTCTGGCAGCCCGGCGTTTAAGGATTTAGTTGCCCAATATGATGCCTTTGCTGTGGAGCGTCTGCGCGGCGCGGGGGCTATCTGTTTAGGTAAAACCAATATGCCACCTATGGCCAATGGTGGTATGCAGCGCGGTCATTATGGTCGGGCCGAAAGCCCATACAACGCTAACTACCTCACGGCTCCTTTCGCCTCGGGGTCTTCTAACGGGGCGGGTACTGGTACGGCTGCAAGCTATTCTGCGTTCGGCCTAGCCGAAGAGACTTGGTCGAGCGGTCGTGGGCCGGCATCGAACAATGGATTGTGTGCCTATACACCTTCTCGTGGTGTGATTTCCGTACGTGGCAACTGGCCCTTGACCCCGACGATGGATGTTGTAGTGCCTTACACTCGCACTATGGCAGACATGCTCGAAGTGCTGAACGTCATTGTTGCCGACGACCCTATCACCCGAGGTGATCTGTGGCGTTTACAACCTTGGGTCGAGATCCCCAAAGCATCAACAATTCGTCCTGCATCTTACCTGAGTCTTGCCGCCCAACCCGATATGCTTAAGGGTAAGCGTTTTGGGGTGCCGCGCATGTTCATCAATAAGGATGAATTGGCTGGTACCAGCGAAAACCCAGGTATCGGAGGCCCGACCGGTCAGCGCATCAATACTCGCGCGTCTGTGATAGCACTCTGGGAAGCGGCGCGTAAAGCGCTGGAATCTGCTGGCGCCGAAGTCATTGAAGTTGATTTTCCGCTGGTTTCCAACTGTGAAGGTGACCGTCCTGGTGCGCCGACTGTGTTCAACCGTGGCATCGTCTCGCCAGAGTTCCTCGAAGATGAGCTGTGGGAATTATCTGGTTGGGCTTTCGATGAGTTTTTACGTGCTAATAATGATCCTAAACTCAACAAACTGGCTGACGTTAACGGATATTTGATTTTTCCACACGACCTTGGCACCTTGCCCAATCGGGAAGGGGATTTAGCCGCAGGCATGGAAGAGTATGTCAACATGGCCAAACGAGGGCTCAAGCGCTATGACCAGATTGACAGCATACCGGATGGTCTACGCGGTTTAGAGAAGACTCGTAAGCTGGATTTAGAAGATTGGATGGATGAACTGCAACTCGATGCCGTACTCTTCCCAACCGTAGCAGATGTGGGCCCAGCCGATGCGCACATTAATCCTGCCTCCGCTGACATTGCATGGAGCAACGGTGTTTGGGTCGCTAACGGCAACCTTGCTATTCGCCACTTAGGAGTACCTACGGTAACAGTACCTATGGGGATAATGGCCGATATCGGCATGCCTGTAGGTTTAACATTCGCAGGCCGTGCTTACGATGACAACAATCTGCTTAGGTTTGCAGGCGCATTTGAGGCCACTGGCAGCAAGCGCACAGTTCCTTCGCGCACACCAGCGCTGAGTCAATAA
- a CDS encoding methyl-accepting chemotaxis protein — MMEGLRRLLSNISVVNKLKLGFGTLLLLILIVAAMGYQGLISIESSTKKLESITQLDKILLNAKATRQEYMTKGDPALLDTLHGLIEKSKRLIQQHLDEANEANEANERQHLQDSLVAIEDYNKAIHQFELAFSKKLSLNVSGAQVGVKLVSTYASLVERMTEKAQETQNTALLHEAFSISQQMTMLRYHVRGYVYAANDKNLTTAKDAMASLLQEVATLKGEDTAAAIQILQRYDHDIDALVEVNRNIDDAGKSLTKVAQTLMAKITAIVDEQKIKREQADNRSKSVVITIVIIAFLVGPFLSWMISAQIVDPLKQSLSIAKAIASGDLSSDIDSVRKDEMGELLRAMGGMNNTLKQVLTQIDDSVVQLTSSADQLSAVTVQNSSGMQNQRSETDQVAAAINEMAATVQEVSASAENAALAAKEADDITATGNRKVVEAVSQIELLAQEITSTAQAMERLQSESDSIGSVLHVIKSVAEQTNLLALNAAIEAARAGEAGRGFAVVADEVRSLASRTQSSTEEIEKIIINLQKGTLESVQMMTKSRTLSDDAVSLSQEAGVMLVDIAAAVSRIQDMTHQIAAASEQQSSVAEDINKSVIRVRDIAEQTAEGAEETAHSAEDLAGLGVTLKGLLARFKL; from the coding sequence ATGATGGAAGGCTTACGTCGCCTGCTTAGCAATATATCTGTGGTCAATAAGCTGAAATTAGGCTTTGGAACGCTATTATTGCTGATCTTAATTGTCGCAGCGATGGGATATCAAGGTCTCATCTCGATAGAATCAAGCACTAAAAAGTTAGAGTCGATAACCCAGCTAGACAAAATACTGCTCAACGCTAAGGCAACTCGTCAGGAATACATGACCAAGGGTGATCCCGCTCTATTAGATACTCTACACGGCCTGATCGAAAAATCTAAACGTCTCATCCAGCAGCATCTCGACGAGGCCAATGAGGCCAATGAGGCCAATGAGCGTCAACACTTACAAGACTCACTGGTCGCTATTGAAGATTACAACAAAGCAATCCACCAATTTGAGCTGGCATTTAGCAAGAAGTTAAGCCTCAATGTTAGCGGAGCACAAGTTGGGGTAAAATTGGTCTCCACCTATGCCAGCTTAGTCGAGCGGATGACTGAGAAAGCACAGGAAACCCAAAATACTGCGCTACTACACGAAGCCTTCAGTATAAGTCAGCAGATGACCATGTTGCGCTACCATGTCCGTGGTTATGTTTATGCTGCCAACGATAAAAACCTGACAACAGCCAAAGATGCGATGGCCTCTTTACTGCAAGAAGTCGCGACGTTAAAAGGCGAAGATACTGCGGCAGCCATTCAAATACTACAGCGTTACGATCATGATATTGACGCCTTAGTCGAGGTCAACCGTAATATCGATGACGCAGGGAAATCCCTAACAAAAGTAGCTCAAACATTAATGGCCAAGATTACCGCAATAGTTGACGAGCAAAAAATTAAGCGTGAACAGGCAGACAACCGCTCAAAATCAGTCGTCATCACTATCGTTATCATAGCCTTTTTAGTTGGACCGTTCCTTTCCTGGATGATTAGTGCACAGATTGTCGATCCCTTAAAACAGAGCTTATCAATCGCAAAAGCGATTGCCTCAGGCGACCTAAGTAGCGATATTGATTCCGTTCGCAAAGATGAAATGGGCGAGTTATTGCGTGCAATGGGTGGAATGAACAACACCCTAAAACAAGTACTCACTCAAATTGACGACAGTGTCGTACAGCTCACATCATCAGCGGATCAACTATCAGCTGTGACGGTACAAAATAGTTCTGGAATGCAAAATCAACGCAGTGAAACAGATCAAGTCGCTGCAGCCATTAATGAGATGGCCGCAACGGTACAAGAGGTTTCAGCCAGCGCTGAAAATGCAGCACTTGCGGCAAAAGAAGCCGATGACATTACCGCAACTGGCAACAGAAAAGTCGTAGAAGCCGTGAGCCAAATCGAATTATTAGCTCAAGAGATCACATCAACGGCACAGGCTATGGAACGATTACAATCTGAGAGTGACAGTATTGGCTCGGTACTCCATGTCATTAAATCAGTCGCAGAACAAACTAACTTACTAGCATTGAATGCTGCGATTGAAGCGGCAAGAGCGGGCGAAGCTGGACGTGGATTTGCAGTGGTGGCTGATGAGGTAAGAAGTCTTGCAAGTCGTACCCAATCTTCTACCGAAGAGATTGAAAAAATAATAATCAATCTACAAAAAGGAACCTTAGAGTCAGTGCAAATGATGACAAAGAGCCGCACTTTGAGCGACGATGCCGTCTCATTATCACAAGAGGCTGGGGTTATGCTAGTAGATATTGCTGCTGCAGTTAGCCGAATTCAGGATATGACCCACCAAATCGCGGCAGCATCTGAACAACAAAGCTCTGTAGCCGAAGATATCAATAAGAGCGTGATCAGGGTTCGTGATATTGCAGAGCAAACAGCAGAAGGTGCTGAGGAAACCGCGCATTCTGCAGAGGATCTTGCAGGCCTAGGCGTCACATTAAAAGGGCTATTAGCACGTTTTAAACTCTAA
- a CDS encoding TorF family putative porin — protein sequence MKRALRTLSILAGTMMIALPASASVTGNAGVTSNYLWRGVTQTNDSAAVQGGIDYEHDSGFYLGTWASNVDFGDDTTYEIDFYGGYAGSVGEDFGYDIGYLYYAYPDSDSSIDFGEISVGISWKWLSLSYSHVVNADSDVASDPYDEKDLQYINAGISFPVSESLSLNVHYGYSSGDVVNAWFDADDYSDYSVSLDKESEFGTFSFMVSDTDLDEDDPKVLVSYSYSFDL from the coding sequence ATGAAACGAGCACTTCGAACCCTTAGCATCCTTGCGGGAACAATGATGATTGCCTTACCAGCCAGCGCTAGTGTCACTGGCAATGCAGGTGTGACTTCTAACTATTTATGGAGAGGCGTAACGCAAACTAATGATTCAGCTGCAGTTCAAGGCGGTATTGATTACGAACATGACAGCGGCTTTTACCTAGGCACTTGGGCCTCTAATGTCGATTTTGGCGACGACACCACCTATGAGATCGATTTCTACGGTGGCTATGCTGGCAGTGTTGGCGAGGACTTTGGTTATGATATCGGCTACCTCTACTACGCCTATCCCGACAGTGATTCGAGCATAGACTTTGGCGAAATTTCCGTGGGCATAAGCTGGAAATGGTTGAGTCTCTCCTATTCCCATGTCGTTAATGCCGATAGCGATGTCGCCTCAGATCCCTATGATGAAAAAGATCTCCAATATATCAATGCAGGCATCAGCTTCCCGGTATCAGAGAGCCTGTCGCTAAATGTCCATTATGGTTACTCAAGCGGCGACGTGGTGAATGCTTGGTTCGACGCAGATGACTATTCGGACTATTCAGTGTCACTAGATAAAGAAAGCGAATTTGGCACCTTCTCATTCATGGTCAGCGATACCGACCTTGATGAAGACGATCCGAAAGTACTCGTAAGCTATAGCTATAGTTTCGATTTGTGA
- the aguA gene encoding agmatine deiminase, whose protein sequence is MTNVDATVLTTKPSQDGFHMPAEWAAQQAVWMLWPYRPDNWRSAGAYAQATFAKVADAIGAATPVYMGVPKAFLAEAKRVMPHHVTLVEIDSNDCWARDTGPTVVVNAKGECRGVDWGFNAWGGHNGGLYYPWDMDEQVAEQMLKQHGFGRYQAPLILEGGSIHVDGEGTCMTSSECLLNSNRNPELTREHIEALLRDYLNVEQFIWLPEGVYMDETDGHIDNMCCFARPGEVILHWTDDQTDPQYPRSKAALDILQDSVDAKGRKLTIHLMPQPGPLYCTEEESRGVTEGTGVPRTAGERLAGSYVNFLITNQRIVFPLLDPLTDDIAAQKLQEIFPEYEIVGVPAREILLGGGNIHCITQQIPSGQ, encoded by the coding sequence ATGACAAACGTGGATGCCACGGTGTTAACGACTAAGCCATCCCAAGATGGTTTCCACATGCCGGCCGAATGGGCGGCTCAGCAAGCGGTGTGGATGCTTTGGCCCTATCGTCCTGACAACTGGCGCTCTGCGGGCGCTTATGCTCAGGCGACATTTGCTAAGGTGGCAGATGCCATTGGTGCGGCGACACCTGTTTATATGGGGGTTCCCAAGGCATTTTTGGCTGAGGCCAAGAGAGTTATGCCTCACCACGTCACTTTGGTCGAGATAGATAGCAACGATTGCTGGGCTCGCGATACAGGGCCTACTGTAGTGGTGAATGCTAAGGGTGAATGCCGCGGTGTTGACTGGGGCTTTAATGCTTGGGGTGGCCATAACGGTGGCTTGTACTATCCATGGGATATGGACGAACAGGTAGCAGAGCAGATGCTGAAACAGCACGGTTTTGGCCGTTATCAGGCTCCGCTGATCCTAGAAGGGGGCTCAATTCATGTCGATGGTGAAGGCACCTGCATGACGAGTAGCGAATGTTTGCTCAACAGCAATCGCAACCCTGAGCTGACTCGTGAACACATAGAAGCATTACTGCGTGATTATTTGAATGTGGAGCAGTTTATCTGGTTGCCAGAAGGCGTGTACATGGATGAGACCGACGGGCATATCGACAATATGTGCTGTTTCGCTCGCCCAGGCGAAGTGATTTTACACTGGACGGATGATCAAACAGATCCTCAATACCCTCGTTCAAAAGCCGCTTTGGATATTTTGCAAGACAGTGTGGATGCAAAAGGTCGTAAGTTAACCATTCATCTAATGCCACAACCTGGGCCTTTGTATTGCACTGAAGAGGAATCTCGCGGCGTAACCGAGGGAACTGGCGTGCCACGCACGGCAGGTGAGCGCTTAGCGGGGTCCTATGTAAACTTTTTAATTACCAACCAACGTATCGTTTTCCCGTTGCTTGATCCGTTGACCGATGATATCGCTGCGCAAAAATTGCAGGAGATTTTCCCCGAATATGAGATTGTCGGTGTGCCTGCCCGTGAGATCCTATTGGGTGGTGGTAATATCCATTGTATTACTCAACAGATCCCCTCTGGGCAATAA
- a CDS encoding alanine/glycine:cation symporter family protein, with the protein MEGITEFVSMINGFVWGTPMLMMILGVGLFLSFGLRLMPILKLGTGFKLLWSGRIPDKDKQMKGEISPFNALMTSLSATIGTGNIAGVATAIFIGGPGALFWMWCTALVGMATKFSEAVLAVKYREVDDNGNHIGGPMYYIKNGLGSKWAWLGTAFALFGSFAGFGIGNTVQANSVADALRSNFDVPTWVTGVVLMVLVGAVLMGGIKRIADVAGKLVPLMTVFYIAAGLSVIVVNAAGIPDAIALIVHSAFNPVAAQGGFAGAAVWAAVRFGVARGVFSNEAGLGSAPIAHAAAQTNNPVAQGLVAMLGTFIDTLVVCTITGLAIVVSGAWTSGENGAALTSYAFSHALPMGNYIVAIALSIFAFTTILGWSVYSEKCVQYLFGVRAVKPFRAIWVLVVPLGAVSSLDFIWLLADTLNAMMAIPNLIALALLSPVVFGLTREYFIKKRQQEAEAKS; encoded by the coding sequence ATGGAAGGAATTACTGAATTTGTCAGTATGATCAACGGATTTGTATGGGGTACCCCCATGCTCATGATGATCTTAGGTGTGGGACTCTTTCTTTCTTTTGGCTTGCGGTTAATGCCGATTCTTAAACTGGGGACAGGCTTTAAGCTGCTCTGGTCGGGACGCATTCCCGATAAAGATAAACAGATGAAAGGGGAGATCAGCCCTTTTAATGCCTTAATGACTTCACTCTCGGCCACTATTGGTACGGGTAATATCGCTGGGGTGGCAACCGCTATCTTCATCGGTGGCCCAGGTGCCCTGTTTTGGATGTGGTGTACCGCCTTGGTGGGTATGGCGACTAAATTTTCTGAGGCCGTGCTGGCGGTGAAATACCGTGAAGTTGACGATAATGGTAATCATATCGGTGGCCCCATGTACTACATCAAGAATGGTCTTGGTAGTAAGTGGGCCTGGTTGGGAACGGCCTTCGCGCTGTTTGGTTCATTCGCAGGTTTCGGTATCGGCAATACGGTACAGGCCAACTCGGTAGCCGATGCCCTAAGAAGTAATTTTGATGTGCCAACTTGGGTCACAGGTGTGGTACTTATGGTGCTGGTGGGCGCCGTTTTGATGGGGGGAATCAAGCGTATCGCCGATGTGGCAGGAAAATTGGTGCCGCTGATGACAGTATTCTATATCGCCGCAGGGCTGTCGGTGATTGTGGTTAATGCCGCTGGTATTCCCGATGCGATAGCGCTCATTGTTCATAGTGCCTTTAATCCTGTGGCTGCTCAGGGCGGCTTTGCTGGTGCAGCTGTTTGGGCGGCGGTGCGCTTTGGTGTGGCTCGCGGCGTATTCTCTAACGAGGCGGGTCTGGGGAGTGCGCCCATTGCCCATGCGGCGGCGCAGACCAATAACCCGGTCGCTCAGGGGTTAGTGGCCATGCTAGGGACCTTCATCGATACCCTGGTGGTGTGTACCATTACCGGCCTGGCGATAGTGGTCTCCGGTGCTTGGACTTCTGGTGAGAATGGCGCTGCACTGACCTCCTATGCTTTCTCGCATGCTTTACCTATGGGTAATTATATTGTGGCTATCGCCCTCTCTATTTTTGCCTTTACCACTATCTTGGGCTGGAGCGTCTATAGCGAGAAGTGTGTACAGTATCTGTTTGGTGTGCGAGCGGTGAAGCCGTTTAGAGCAATCTGGGTTTTAGTCGTCCCGTTAGGGGCTGTCAGTTCACTCGACTTTATCTGGCTGCTTGCCGATACCTTGAATGCCATGATGGCGATCCCTAACTTGATCGCTTTGGCACTGCTTAGCCCAGTAGTCTTCGGGTTAACCCGTGAGTACTTTATCAAGAAGCGTCAGCAAGAGGCCGAGGCTAAGAGTTAA
- a CDS encoding DUF3016 domain-containing protein produces the protein MKFKTLLIVGALVSLNVNAEEAKEDPVTEDGVVKITWQGADKFRDVKATSDIQSRYELRTFETLTKNLNKTATKSFQSNQKLEMVVTNVDLAGDVRPTFGATSNDIRVVKDIYPPSLTFSYKVLEDDKVIVAGDEKLRDIGFMQTVGVINDKPLRYETRMLDEWLKKSVIPKL, from the coding sequence ATGAAATTTAAAACTCTACTGATAGTGGGGGCATTAGTTTCCCTTAATGTTAACGCAGAGGAAGCCAAAGAAGATCCTGTTACCGAGGATGGAGTGGTCAAAATTACTTGGCAAGGTGCAGATAAATTTCGTGATGTTAAGGCGACCAGCGATATTCAATCACGCTATGAGTTACGTACCTTCGAAACTCTCACTAAGAATTTGAACAAAACCGCAACTAAGAGCTTTCAATCTAATCAAAAACTGGAAATGGTGGTGACTAATGTCGATTTGGCGGGAGATGTTAGGCCTACCTTTGGCGCGACCTCCAATGATATTCGAGTCGTTAAGGATATCTATCCACCGAGCCTAACTTTCAGTTACAAGGTGCTTGAAGATGATAAGGTTATCGTTGCTGGAGATGAAAAACTCCGTGATATAGGCTTTATGCAAACCGTTGGCGTTATTAACGACAAGCCTCTGAGATATGAGACTAGAATGTTAGATGAGTGGCTTAAAAAGAGTGTCATTCCAAAGCTCTAA
- a CDS encoding HU family DNA-binding protein — protein sequence MNKTELVAKIAESAELTKAEAARALKSFEETVAEAMKNGEKISIVGFGSFETTNRAARTGRNPQTGKEIQIPAATVPKFKAGKTLKDSVN from the coding sequence ATGAATAAAACTGAACTTGTTGCAAAAATAGCAGAAAGCGCTGAACTCACTAAAGCAGAAGCTGCACGTGCATTAAAATCATTCGAAGAAACTGTAGCGGAAGCGATGAAGAACGGCGAGAAAATCTCTATTGTCGGTTTTGGTTCTTTTGAAACGACAAACCGTGCAGCTCGTACAGGTCGCAATCCACAAACAGGTAAAGAGATCCAGATCCCTGCAGCGACTGTACCTAAGTTTAAAGCTGGTAAAACGCTAAAAGACAGCGTTAACTAA